A window of the Heptranchias perlo isolate sHepPer1 chromosome 37, sHepPer1.hap1, whole genome shotgun sequence genome harbors these coding sequences:
- the LOC137304302 gene encoding volume-regulated anion channel subunit LRRC8C-like isoform X1, with product MIPVTELSYFGEQDPAFKILKPWWDVFAEYLTLLMVLVSMFGGALQVSSEQILCIPVPEGLSIQERQWNHSILEGLNLNVFAAGFQTGLDVQQYYLINQWCYDNAVIWFSKYFPYLVLLHSLIFLISSNFWFKFPGTSSKIEHFITVLGKCLDSPWTTKALSETVYEESTPRIPIVSESNIDQSLSSINSPLKVDSSVSLSQEMAFSNDVHKGDKVSLLSKGSSQVLKSAGGIMVDNSSVKILDKKEGEQAKSLFEKVKKFRLHTEEGDILYTMYLNQTIVRTVQSVVILVYISIFIPQMCNNIHCVDALHITGFTDFFCIHGLWRMFRMLSLVYITAIVLYSCICLYTLHWILYYKLKEYSFENVRVETGMDDIPDVRNDFAFLLHLIDQYDKLYARKFAVFLSDVSENKLLQLNLNHEWTQERLKQRLITNIENKVEMHLFMMPGIPIQVYDLTEIEVLKLELIKGVAISAAISNLKMMKEMWLYNCSVKVERQALLFLKENLITLRVRFGIADEIPPWIFTLKSLRELYIEGQLQTDSKISTALQMFRELPKIDTLHLKTNITKLPTAILDMATHLLCLIIHNEGVKITSLANIKKLFCLTVLRLLHCNLERFPSAIFSLTNLQELDLKDNNLSSTEELASCQNLRKLICLRLWHNNITSIPVHIAKIAKLEMLYLNKNKIEFLPPSLFKLTKLLFLDVSHNHIAKIPSDIDQLVELQHFAIECNKVTELPENLFSCTKLRVLNISHNNLTYLSPSIGHLRQLQLLDLKVNKLDKLPVELGQCVCLRKNQLIVEDDIFKTLPLEVREQITNTASS from the exons ATGATTCCAGTGACAGAACTATCGTATTTTGGGGAACAAGATCCAGCATTCAAAATCCTAAAGCCCTGGTGGGATGTGTTTGCAGAGTATCTGACCCTTCTAATGGTTTTGGTGTCAATGTTTGGGGGAGCACTGCAG GTATCAAGTGAGCAGATTCTGTGTATCCCAGTGCCAGAGGGTCTCTCCATTCAAGAGCGTCAATGGAACCACTCTATTTTGGAGGGGCTCAACCTTAATGTGTTTGCTGCTGGATTCCAGACTGGCCTCGATGTTCAGCAGTACTACCTTATTAATCAGTGGTGCTATGATAATGCAGTCATATGGTTTTCCAAATATTTCCCTTATCTGGTCCTTCTGCATTCTCTGATATTTCTAATCAGTAGCAACTTTTGGTTCAAATTTCCTGGCACAAGTTCTAAGATAGAGCATTTTATTACTGTCCTTGGGAAATGCCTAGACTCCCCATGGACCACCAAAGCGCTGTCAGAAACTGTATACGAGGAGTCTACTCCCAGAATACCTATAGTTTCCGAATCAAATATAGATCAATCGTTATCTTCTATTAATAGTCCACTTAAAGTTGACTCTTCTGTATCATTGTCACAAGAGATGGCTTTCAGTAATGATGTCCATAAAGGAGATAAGGTTTCTCTTTTGTCAAAAGGCTCCTCGCAAGTTTTGAAGTCTGCTGGTGGAATAATGGTCGACAATTCCTCAGTGAAAATTCTGGATAAAAAAGAAGGCGAACAGGCCAAGTCCTTGTTTgaaaaagtgaagaaattccgccTCCATACAGAAGAGGGAGACATTCTCTATACAATGTATTTGAATCAGACTATTGTCCGAACTGTGCAAAGCGTGGTTATTCTTGTCTACATCAGCATTTTCATTCCTCAAATGTGTAACAACATCCACTGCGTTGATGCACTGCACATAACTGGGTTCACTGACTTCTTCTGTATTCATGGTTTATGGAGAATGTTTCGAATGTTATCCTTAGTATATATAACTGCAATTGTCTTATACAGTTGCATTTGTCTCTACACATTGCACTGGATACTCTATTATAAATTGAAAGAGTATTCATTTGAAAATGTGAGAGTTGAGACTGGGATGGATGACATTCCTGATGTGAGAAATGACTTTGCATTCTTGCTTCATCTCATCGATCAGTATGACAAACTTTATGCCAGAAAGTTTGCAGTGTTCCTATCAGACGTGAGTGAAAACAAACTTCTTCAGCTCAATTTGAATCACGAATGGACTCAAGAGCGACTAAAGCAGCGTCTCATCACAAACATAGAGAACAAAGTTGAGATGCATCTCTTCATGATGCCTGGAATTCCAATCCAGGTTTATGACCTGACAGAGATTGAGGTGTTAAAGCTGGAGCTCATTAAAGGTGTTGCCATCTCTGCTGCCAtctccaacctgaaaatgatgaaAGAAATGTGGTTATACAACTGCTCAGTTAAGGTAGAAAGGCAGGCACTGTTATTCCTGAAGGAGAATTTGATAACTTTACGTGTACGATTTGGTATTGCTGATGAAATACCTCCATGGATATTCACCTTGAAGAGTTTGCGTGAGCTCTACATTGAAGGGCAACTGCAGACAGACAGCAAAATCTCCACAGCACTGCAGATGTTTCGTGAGCTGCCAAAAATCGACACTTTGCATCTTAAAACCAACATAACTAAGCTGCCAACTGCAATTTTAGATATGGCCACACACCTACTGTGCCTGATAATCCACAACGAAGGAGTAAAAATAACATCACTTGCAAACATAAAGAAGCTGTTCTGCCTGACTGTGCTGAGGCTGCTCCATTGCAACTTGGAAAGATTTCCAAGTGCCATCTTCAGCCTGACAAACTTACAGGAGCTTGACCTCAAAGACAACAACCTAAGTTCAACAGAAGAGCTTGCCAGTTGCCAAAACCTTCGAAAACTCATCTGCCTCAGGCTATGGCATAACAACATCACTTCCATTCCTGTTCACATTGCCAAAATTGCAAAACTTGAAATGCTTTATCTCAATAAGAACAAGATTGAATTCCTGCCCCCAAGTCTGTTTAAGCTAACAAAGCTACTTTTCCTGGATGTTTCCCACAATCACATCGCCAAGATCCCTTCTGATATAGACCAGCTAGTAGAGCTGCAGCATTTTGCTATAGAATGTAATAAAGTGACCGAACTTCCTGAAAACCTTTTCTCCTGCACCAAACTCCGGGTTCTGAACATCTCGCATAATAATCTGACTTACCTCTCTCCTTCTATTGGGCATCTGCGGCAACTGCAACTCCTGGACCTTAAAGTCAACAAATTGGATAAACTTCCAGTTGAATTGGGACAATGTGTTTGCCTCCGGAAAAATCAACTGATTGTAGAAGATGACATTTTTAAAACTCTGCCTCTGGAAGTCAGGGAGCAGATTACAAACACTGCATCAAGCTGA
- the LOC137304302 gene encoding volume-regulated anion channel subunit LRRC8C-like isoform X3: MIPVTELSYFGEQDPAFKILKPWWDVFAEYLTLLMVLVSMFGGALQVSSEQILCIPVPEGLSIQERQWNHSILEGLNLNVFAAGFQTGLDVQQYYLINQWCYDNAVIWFSKYFPYLVLLHSLIFLISSNFWFKFPGTSSKIEHFITVLGKCLDSPWTTKALSETVYEESTPRIPIVSESNIDQSNDVHKGDKVSLLSKGSSQVLKSAGGIMVDNSSVKILDKKEGEQAKSLFEKVKKFRLHTEEGDILYTMYLNQTIVRTVQSVVILVYISIFIPQMCNNIHCVDALHITGFTDFFCIHGLWRMFRMLSLVYITAIVLYSCICLYTLHWILYYKLKEYSFENVRVETGMDDIPDVRNDFAFLLHLIDQYDKLYARKFAVFLSDVSENKLLQLNLNHEWTQERLKQRLITNIENKVEMHLFMMPGIPIQVYDLTEIEVLKLELIKGVAISAAISNLKMMKEMWLYNCSVKVERQALLFLKENLITLRVRFGIADEIPPWIFTLKSLRELYIEGQLQTDSKISTALQMFRELPKIDTLHLKTNITKLPTAILDMATHLLCLIIHNEGVKITSLANIKKLFCLTVLRLLHCNLERFPSAIFSLTNLQELDLKDNNLSSTEELASCQNLRKLICLRLWHNNITSIPVHIAKIAKLEMLYLNKNKIEFLPPSLFKLTKLLFLDVSHNHIAKIPSDIDQLVELQHFAIECNKVTELPENLFSCTKLRVLNISHNNLTYLSPSIGHLRQLQLLDLKVNKLDKLPVELGQCVCLRKNQLIVEDDIFKTLPLEVREQITNTASS, encoded by the exons ATGATTCCAGTGACAGAACTATCGTATTTTGGGGAACAAGATCCAGCATTCAAAATCCTAAAGCCCTGGTGGGATGTGTTTGCAGAGTATCTGACCCTTCTAATGGTTTTGGTGTCAATGTTTGGGGGAGCACTGCAG GTATCAAGTGAGCAGATTCTGTGTATCCCAGTGCCAGAGGGTCTCTCCATTCAAGAGCGTCAATGGAACCACTCTATTTTGGAGGGGCTCAACCTTAATGTGTTTGCTGCTGGATTCCAGACTGGCCTCGATGTTCAGCAGTACTACCTTATTAATCAGTGGTGCTATGATAATGCAGTCATATGGTTTTCCAAATATTTCCCTTATCTGGTCCTTCTGCATTCTCTGATATTTCTAATCAGTAGCAACTTTTGGTTCAAATTTCCTGGCACAAGTTCTAAGATAGAGCATTTTATTACTGTCCTTGGGAAATGCCTAGACTCCCCATGGACCACCAAAGCGCTGTCAGAAACTGTATACGAGGAGTCTACTCCCAGAATACCTATAGTTTCCGAATCAAATATAGATCAATC TAATGATGTCCATAAAGGAGATAAGGTTTCTCTTTTGTCAAAAGGCTCCTCGCAAGTTTTGAAGTCTGCTGGTGGAATAATGGTCGACAATTCCTCAGTGAAAATTCTGGATAAAAAAGAAGGCGAACAGGCCAAGTCCTTGTTTgaaaaagtgaagaaattccgccTCCATACAGAAGAGGGAGACATTCTCTATACAATGTATTTGAATCAGACTATTGTCCGAACTGTGCAAAGCGTGGTTATTCTTGTCTACATCAGCATTTTCATTCCTCAAATGTGTAACAACATCCACTGCGTTGATGCACTGCACATAACTGGGTTCACTGACTTCTTCTGTATTCATGGTTTATGGAGAATGTTTCGAATGTTATCCTTAGTATATATAACTGCAATTGTCTTATACAGTTGCATTTGTCTCTACACATTGCACTGGATACTCTATTATAAATTGAAAGAGTATTCATTTGAAAATGTGAGAGTTGAGACTGGGATGGATGACATTCCTGATGTGAGAAATGACTTTGCATTCTTGCTTCATCTCATCGATCAGTATGACAAACTTTATGCCAGAAAGTTTGCAGTGTTCCTATCAGACGTGAGTGAAAACAAACTTCTTCAGCTCAATTTGAATCACGAATGGACTCAAGAGCGACTAAAGCAGCGTCTCATCACAAACATAGAGAACAAAGTTGAGATGCATCTCTTCATGATGCCTGGAATTCCAATCCAGGTTTATGACCTGACAGAGATTGAGGTGTTAAAGCTGGAGCTCATTAAAGGTGTTGCCATCTCTGCTGCCAtctccaacctgaaaatgatgaaAGAAATGTGGTTATACAACTGCTCAGTTAAGGTAGAAAGGCAGGCACTGTTATTCCTGAAGGAGAATTTGATAACTTTACGTGTACGATTTGGTATTGCTGATGAAATACCTCCATGGATATTCACCTTGAAGAGTTTGCGTGAGCTCTACATTGAAGGGCAACTGCAGACAGACAGCAAAATCTCCACAGCACTGCAGATGTTTCGTGAGCTGCCAAAAATCGACACTTTGCATCTTAAAACCAACATAACTAAGCTGCCAACTGCAATTTTAGATATGGCCACACACCTACTGTGCCTGATAATCCACAACGAAGGAGTAAAAATAACATCACTTGCAAACATAAAGAAGCTGTTCTGCCTGACTGTGCTGAGGCTGCTCCATTGCAACTTGGAAAGATTTCCAAGTGCCATCTTCAGCCTGACAAACTTACAGGAGCTTGACCTCAAAGACAACAACCTAAGTTCAACAGAAGAGCTTGCCAGTTGCCAAAACCTTCGAAAACTCATCTGCCTCAGGCTATGGCATAACAACATCACTTCCATTCCTGTTCACATTGCCAAAATTGCAAAACTTGAAATGCTTTATCTCAATAAGAACAAGATTGAATTCCTGCCCCCAAGTCTGTTTAAGCTAACAAAGCTACTTTTCCTGGATGTTTCCCACAATCACATCGCCAAGATCCCTTCTGATATAGACCAGCTAGTAGAGCTGCAGCATTTTGCTATAGAATGTAATAAAGTGACCGAACTTCCTGAAAACCTTTTCTCCTGCACCAAACTCCGGGTTCTGAACATCTCGCATAATAATCTGACTTACCTCTCTCCTTCTATTGGGCATCTGCGGCAACTGCAACTCCTGGACCTTAAAGTCAACAAATTGGATAAACTTCCAGTTGAATTGGGACAATGTGTTTGCCTCCGGAAAAATCAACTGATTGTAGAAGATGACATTTTTAAAACTCTGCCTCTGGAAGTCAGGGAGCAGATTACAAACACTGCATCAAGCTGA
- the LOC137304302 gene encoding volume-regulated anion channel subunit LRRC8C-like isoform X2: protein MIPVTELSYFGEQDPAFKILKPWWDVFAEYLTLLMVLVSMFGGALQVSSEQILCIPVPEGLSIQERQWNHSILEGLNLNVFAAGFQTGLDVQQYYLINQWCYDNAVIWFSKYFPYLVLLHSLIFLISSNFWFKFPGTSSKIEHFITVLGKCLDSPWTTKALSETVYEDPLKVDSSVSLSQEMAFSNDVHKGDKVSLLSKGSSQVLKSAGGIMVDNSSVKILDKKEGEQAKSLFEKVKKFRLHTEEGDILYTMYLNQTIVRTVQSVVILVYISIFIPQMCNNIHCVDALHITGFTDFFCIHGLWRMFRMLSLVYITAIVLYSCICLYTLHWILYYKLKEYSFENVRVETGMDDIPDVRNDFAFLLHLIDQYDKLYARKFAVFLSDVSENKLLQLNLNHEWTQERLKQRLITNIENKVEMHLFMMPGIPIQVYDLTEIEVLKLELIKGVAISAAISNLKMMKEMWLYNCSVKVERQALLFLKENLITLRVRFGIADEIPPWIFTLKSLRELYIEGQLQTDSKISTALQMFRELPKIDTLHLKTNITKLPTAILDMATHLLCLIIHNEGVKITSLANIKKLFCLTVLRLLHCNLERFPSAIFSLTNLQELDLKDNNLSSTEELASCQNLRKLICLRLWHNNITSIPVHIAKIAKLEMLYLNKNKIEFLPPSLFKLTKLLFLDVSHNHIAKIPSDIDQLVELQHFAIECNKVTELPENLFSCTKLRVLNISHNNLTYLSPSIGHLRQLQLLDLKVNKLDKLPVELGQCVCLRKNQLIVEDDIFKTLPLEVREQITNTASS from the exons ATGATTCCAGTGACAGAACTATCGTATTTTGGGGAACAAGATCCAGCATTCAAAATCCTAAAGCCCTGGTGGGATGTGTTTGCAGAGTATCTGACCCTTCTAATGGTTTTGGTGTCAATGTTTGGGGGAGCACTGCAG GTATCAAGTGAGCAGATTCTGTGTATCCCAGTGCCAGAGGGTCTCTCCATTCAAGAGCGTCAATGGAACCACTCTATTTTGGAGGGGCTCAACCTTAATGTGTTTGCTGCTGGATTCCAGACTGGCCTCGATGTTCAGCAGTACTACCTTATTAATCAGTGGTGCTATGATAATGCAGTCATATGGTTTTCCAAATATTTCCCTTATCTGGTCCTTCTGCATTCTCTGATATTTCTAATCAGTAGCAACTTTTGGTTCAAATTTCCTGGCACAAGTTCTAAGATAGAGCATTTTATTACTGTCCTTGGGAAATGCCTAGACTCCCCATGGACCACCAAAGCGCTGTCAGAAACTGTATACGAGGA TCCACTTAAAGTTGACTCTTCTGTATCATTGTCACAAGAGATGGCTTTCAGTAATGATGTCCATAAAGGAGATAAGGTTTCTCTTTTGTCAAAAGGCTCCTCGCAAGTTTTGAAGTCTGCTGGTGGAATAATGGTCGACAATTCCTCAGTGAAAATTCTGGATAAAAAAGAAGGCGAACAGGCCAAGTCCTTGTTTgaaaaagtgaagaaattccgccTCCATACAGAAGAGGGAGACATTCTCTATACAATGTATTTGAATCAGACTATTGTCCGAACTGTGCAAAGCGTGGTTATTCTTGTCTACATCAGCATTTTCATTCCTCAAATGTGTAACAACATCCACTGCGTTGATGCACTGCACATAACTGGGTTCACTGACTTCTTCTGTATTCATGGTTTATGGAGAATGTTTCGAATGTTATCCTTAGTATATATAACTGCAATTGTCTTATACAGTTGCATTTGTCTCTACACATTGCACTGGATACTCTATTATAAATTGAAAGAGTATTCATTTGAAAATGTGAGAGTTGAGACTGGGATGGATGACATTCCTGATGTGAGAAATGACTTTGCATTCTTGCTTCATCTCATCGATCAGTATGACAAACTTTATGCCAGAAAGTTTGCAGTGTTCCTATCAGACGTGAGTGAAAACAAACTTCTTCAGCTCAATTTGAATCACGAATGGACTCAAGAGCGACTAAAGCAGCGTCTCATCACAAACATAGAGAACAAAGTTGAGATGCATCTCTTCATGATGCCTGGAATTCCAATCCAGGTTTATGACCTGACAGAGATTGAGGTGTTAAAGCTGGAGCTCATTAAAGGTGTTGCCATCTCTGCTGCCAtctccaacctgaaaatgatgaaAGAAATGTGGTTATACAACTGCTCAGTTAAGGTAGAAAGGCAGGCACTGTTATTCCTGAAGGAGAATTTGATAACTTTACGTGTACGATTTGGTATTGCTGATGAAATACCTCCATGGATATTCACCTTGAAGAGTTTGCGTGAGCTCTACATTGAAGGGCAACTGCAGACAGACAGCAAAATCTCCACAGCACTGCAGATGTTTCGTGAGCTGCCAAAAATCGACACTTTGCATCTTAAAACCAACATAACTAAGCTGCCAACTGCAATTTTAGATATGGCCACACACCTACTGTGCCTGATAATCCACAACGAAGGAGTAAAAATAACATCACTTGCAAACATAAAGAAGCTGTTCTGCCTGACTGTGCTGAGGCTGCTCCATTGCAACTTGGAAAGATTTCCAAGTGCCATCTTCAGCCTGACAAACTTACAGGAGCTTGACCTCAAAGACAACAACCTAAGTTCAACAGAAGAGCTTGCCAGTTGCCAAAACCTTCGAAAACTCATCTGCCTCAGGCTATGGCATAACAACATCACTTCCATTCCTGTTCACATTGCCAAAATTGCAAAACTTGAAATGCTTTATCTCAATAAGAACAAGATTGAATTCCTGCCCCCAAGTCTGTTTAAGCTAACAAAGCTACTTTTCCTGGATGTTTCCCACAATCACATCGCCAAGATCCCTTCTGATATAGACCAGCTAGTAGAGCTGCAGCATTTTGCTATAGAATGTAATAAAGTGACCGAACTTCCTGAAAACCTTTTCTCCTGCACCAAACTCCGGGTTCTGAACATCTCGCATAATAATCTGACTTACCTCTCTCCTTCTATTGGGCATCTGCGGCAACTGCAACTCCTGGACCTTAAAGTCAACAAATTGGATAAACTTCCAGTTGAATTGGGACAATGTGTTTGCCTCCGGAAAAATCAACTGATTGTAGAAGATGACATTTTTAAAACTCTGCCTCTGGAAGTCAGGGAGCAGATTACAAACACTGCATCAAGCTGA